From the Scylla paramamosain isolate STU-SP2022 chromosome 15, ASM3559412v1, whole genome shotgun sequence genome, one window contains:
- the LOC135107658 gene encoding 7SK snRNA methylphosphate capping enzyme-like isoform X3 — MDLTTPVKYAWWQKIIPYVPPGLLGLKYLAINFTTSPKYKTNGVQNFACGEEGRPFSVAPQRERSWPGRRRANTHSATSLSVFSPARSQRELWRDRRTRDSDRMSSELGVERPTSLSLSEAQSVERRVHFDEVERPRLVTARQHSTPSTSSPRKARPDPDFKPKRKRSMSFSSPGEHRFGNKWRHKRVRVLPSKFLLGGSITDPLNLGSLDKEEATQAPGETSTAAGGGAAMSKRSAAVRVIIPPNINDPLNLDASSDNEDLHTDALQRQLRRRRRRKRKRRLSEPVDGHIGQEGEEAVGMEEVQEGGSSPSRPDQVTLKPLTINTDLVSPPGAAEGRRESSGGQPVTPTGTKPGGNSSAMQRPPFKKQRHKSDNKIVSPVIPQPGGERKRHPSHPRHHTERPHLSQQNLQPPRSYNPKSELFQFGNYNKYYGYRNPDQTPDVRLEYLKREWFDGCDVLDIGCNIGHVTLTVARDFNPKRVVGIDIDKKLVNIAQKNIKHYLRKGDAEEANFPKSMRLLYGPLRPPVQADGFRSFPHNVKFVHGNYVLESDELLETVRPEFDLVLCLSITKWIHLNWGDAGLKRFFRRIFYNLRPGGRLVLEPQAWPSYNKRRKLTKRIFDNYKSICLFPDKFNDFLLHEVGFSTSEKLVTPNHTARGFQRPIIIYTKAGGSTKSSPVAESSTAVAAPTTAMITTSSAIGDDDVFSTEVVEHSKESSQKKGDKRRRDSEEAEESPPIKEAQRHQQQQQQHKDSSSCPSQQPQTRVHNCDKAPIPCTSCPTSEKVAHVCDSSINNDELVLRVGDKTASYTSTTLSSPHILIPSDSPITKTCTSSIITTGTTTVPNLSTNISAPNTTKHSSNTPSLSASQEREDAASSGVISPKPAVTPDSNCNKTLAVEINETNENREEHKDSIKVERGADLSTLSIPTTLNQHCGREGTLGQAKRKLPGCEDKEEATKRVRLGNT, encoded by the exons ATGGACTTGACAACGCCAGTCAAATATGCATGGTGGCAGAAAATTATTCCGTACGTCCCTCCTGGTTTGTTGGGACTTAAATACTTGGCAATTAACTTCACCACAAGCCCAAAATATAAAACGAACGGTGTCCAGAATTTTGCTTGTGGTGAGGAGGGTCGCCCGTTCTCTGTGGCGCCTCAGAGGGAACGTTCGTGGCCCGGTAGGAGGagggcaaacacacacagtgCTACATCTCTATCAGTTTTCTCGCCAGCCAGGAGCCAGCGAGAACtgtggagggacaggaggacGC GGGACAGTGACAGGATGTCTTCAGAACTGGGTGTTGAGCGGCCCACCAGCCTGTCCCTGTCAGAGGCTCAGAGTGTGGAGCGGCGGGTGCACTTCGATGAGGTAGAACGACCACGCCTTGTTACTGCTCGGCAACACTCCACCCCATCTACATCCAGTCCGAG GAAGGCACGGCCAGACCCAGACTTCAAGCCCAAGAGGAAGCGGTCCATGAGCTTCTCATCACCAGGGGAACACCGGTTTGGTAACAAATGGCGGCACAAGCGTGTGCGGGTGCTGCCTTCCAAGTTCCTCCTGGGTGGAAGCATCACTGACCCACTCAACTTAGGCTCCCTTGATAAAGAGGAGGCAACACA GGCTCCAGGAGAGACTTCCACTGCTGCAGGTGGAGGTGCGGCCATGTCAAAGAGATCAGCTGCTGTGCGAGTGATCATCCCACCTAACATCAACGATCCGCTAAACCTGGATGCTTCATCAGACAATGAAGACTTGCACACTGATGCACTCCAGAGGCAgctgaggcggcggcggcgaagg AAGAGGAAGCGCCGGTTGTCTGAGCCAGTGGATGGACATATTGGccaggagggagaagaagcagTAGGAATGGAGGAAGTTCAAGAAGGAGGAAGCTCCCCCAGTCGACCAGATCAAGTGACTCTTAAGCCTCTGACCATTAACACAGATCTTGTGAGCCCCCCAGGGGCCGCAGAGGGCCGTAG ggAGAGTAGTGGAGGTCAGCCAGTGACCCCAACAGGAACGAAACCAGGTGGCAACAGCAGTGCCATGCAGCGGCCACCTTTCAAGAAACAGCGACACAAGTCTGACAACAAGATAGTGAGCCCGGTGATCCCACAGCCAGGTGGGGAACGTAAACGGCACCCCAGCCATCCAAGGCACCACACTGAGCGGCCGCACCTCTCCCAGCAAAACCTTCAGCCACCACGTAGCTATAACCCGAAGAGTGAACTTTTCCAGTTTGGCAATTACAATAAGTACTATGGGTACCGCAACCCTGACCAGACCCCAGACGTAAGGCTGGAGTACCTGAAACGGGAATGGTTTGATGGCTGTGATGTGTTGGACATTGGTTGTAATATTGGCCATGTGACATTGACAGTGGCCCGAGACTTTAATCCTAAACGTGTGGTGGGAATCGACATTGATAAGAAGCTGGTCAATATTGCACAGAAAAACATCAAACATTACCTACGGAAAGGTGATGCAGAGGAGGCTAACTTTCCCAAGTCTATGCGTCTCCTCTATGGTCCACTCAGGCCCCCAGTACAGGCCGATGGATTTAGGTCCTTTCCACACAATGTAAAGTTTGTCCAC GGCAACTATGTGCTGGAGTCTGATGAGCTGCTGGAGACAGTTCGCCCAGAGTTTGATTTAGTGCTGTGCCTGAGCATCACTAAATGGATCCACCTTAACTGGGGGGATGCTGGCCTCAAACGCTTCTTCCGGCGCATCTTCTATAACTTGCGTCCTGGTGGGCGGCTGGTCTTAGAACCTCAAGCTTGGCCATCCTACAACAAACGTAGAAAGCTCACG AAACGCATCTTCGATAATTATAAGAGCATCTGCCTGTTCCCTGATAAGTTCAATGATTTCCTGCTTCATGAGGTGGGCTTCAGCACCAGTGAGAAACTGGTAACACCAAACCACACCGCCCGAGGTTTCCAGCGACCAATCATCATCTACACGAAG GCAGGTGGTAGCACCAAGTCCAGCCCAGTGGCAGAGAGCAGCACTGCTGTTGCTGCCCCTACTACTGCCATGATCACCACTAGTAGTGCCATCGGAGATGACGATGTCTTCAGCACTGAAGTGGTTGAACACAGCAAGGAATCCAGccagaagaaaggagataaaaggcgGAGAGATAgtgaggaagcagaggaatcacCTCCCATCAAAGAAGCTCAAagacatcaacagcagcagcagcagcacaaggaCTCTAGTTCTTGTCCTTCACAACAGCCTCAAACTAGAGTACACAATTGTGACAAAGCACCAATCCCTTGCACTTCTTGCCCAACCTCAGAGAAGGTGGCACATGTCTGTGATAGTAGTATTAATAATGATGAACTAGTTCTCAGGGTTGGGGATAAGACAGCATCCTACACCTCTaccaccctctcttccccccacaTCCTTATTCCTTCTGACAGTCCCATTACTAAAACTTGTACTTCTAGTATTATTAcaactggtactactactgtacCCAACTTAAGTACTAACATCTCTGCTCCAAACACCACCAAGCATTCCTCCAACACACCTTCTTTATCTGCTAGCCAGGAAAGAGAAGATGCAGCATCTTCAGGTGTCATATCTCCCAAGCCCGCTGTAACCCCAGACTCAAACTGCAACAAAACATTGGCTGTGGAAATAAATGAGACAAATGAGAACAGGGAGGAACACAAAGACAGCATAAAGGTAGAAAGAGGTGCAGATCTCTCCACTCTTTCCATTCCCACCACCCTAAATCAACATTGTGGTCGAGAAGGTACCCTCGGCCAGGCCAAGAGGAAGCTGCCAGGCTGTGAGGACAAAGAGGAAGCCACCAAAAGAGTCCGACTAGGAAACACCTGA
- the LOC135107658 gene encoding 7SK snRNA methylphosphate capping enzyme-like isoform X2 produces MHGGRKLFRTSLLVCWDLNTWQLTSPQAQNIKRTVSRILLVVRRVARSLWRLRGNVRGPVGGGQTHTVLHLYQFSRQPGASENCGGTGGRVSNPTCLLHSWNGDSDRMSSELGVERPTSLSLSEAQSVERRVHFDEVERPRLVTARQHSTPSTSSPRKARPDPDFKPKRKRSMSFSSPGEHRFGNKWRHKRVRVLPSKFLLGGSITDPLNLGSLDKEEATQAPGETSTAAGGGAAMSKRSAAVRVIIPPNINDPLNLDASSDNEDLHTDALQRQLRRRRRRRKRRLSEPVDGHIGQEGEEAVGMEEVQEGGSSPSRPDQVTLKPLTINTDLVSPPGAAEGRRESSGGQPVTPTGTKPGGNSSAMQRPPFKKQRHKSDNKIVSPVIPQPGGERKRHPSHPRHHTERPHLSQQNLQPPRSYNPKSELFQFGNYNKYYGYRNPDQTPDVRLEYLKREWFDGCDVLDIGCNIGHVTLTVARDFNPKRVVGIDIDKKLVNIAQKNIKHYLRKGDAEEANFPKSMRLLYGPLRPPVQADGFRSFPHNVKFVHGNYVLESDELLETVRPEFDLVLCLSITKWIHLNWGDAGLKRFFRRIFYNLRPGGRLVLEPQAWPSYNKRRKLTKRIFDNYKSICLFPDKFNDFLLHEVGFSTSEKLVTPNHTARGFQRPIIIYTKAGGSTKSSPVAESSTAVAAPTTAMITTSSAIGDDDVFSTEVVEHSKESSQKKGDKRRRDSEEAEESPPIKEAQRHQQQQQQHKDSSSCPSQQPQTRVHNCDKAPIPCTSCPTSEKVAHVCDSSINNDELVLRVGDKTASYTSTTLSSPHILIPSDSPITKTCTSSIITTGTTTVPNLSTNISAPNTTKHSSNTPSLSASQEREDAASSGVISPKPAVTPDSNCNKTLAVEINETNENREEHKDSIKVERGADLSTLSIPTTLNQHCGREGTLGQAKRKLPGCEDKEEATKRVRLGNT; encoded by the exons ATGCATGGTGGCAGAAAATTATTCCGTACGTCCCTCCTGGTTTGTTGGGACTTAAATACTTGGCAATTAACTTCACCACAAGCCCAAAATATAAAACGAACGGTGTCCAGAATTTTGCTTGTGGTGAGGAGGGTCGCCCGTTCTCTGTGGCGCCTCAGAGGGAACGTTCGTGGCCCGGTAGGAGGagggcaaacacacacagtgCTACATCTCTATCAGTTTTCTCGCCAGCCAGGAGCCAGCGAGAACtgtggagggacaggaggacGCGTGAGTAACCCTACTTGCTTGCTACATTCCTGGAACG GGGACAGTGACAGGATGTCTTCAGAACTGGGTGTTGAGCGGCCCACCAGCCTGTCCCTGTCAGAGGCTCAGAGTGTGGAGCGGCGGGTGCACTTCGATGAGGTAGAACGACCACGCCTTGTTACTGCTCGGCAACACTCCACCCCATCTACATCCAGTCCGAG GAAGGCACGGCCAGACCCAGACTTCAAGCCCAAGAGGAAGCGGTCCATGAGCTTCTCATCACCAGGGGAACACCGGTTTGGTAACAAATGGCGGCACAAGCGTGTGCGGGTGCTGCCTTCCAAGTTCCTCCTGGGTGGAAGCATCACTGACCCACTCAACTTAGGCTCCCTTGATAAAGAGGAGGCAACACA GGCTCCAGGAGAGACTTCCACTGCTGCAGGTGGAGGTGCGGCCATGTCAAAGAGATCAGCTGCTGTGCGAGTGATCATCCCACCTAACATCAACGATCCGCTAAACCTGGATGCTTCATCAGACAATGAAGACTTGCACACTGATGCACTCCAGAGGCAgctgaggcggcggcggcgaagg AGGAAGCGCCGGTTGTCTGAGCCAGTGGATGGACATATTGGccaggagggagaagaagcagTAGGAATGGAGGAAGTTCAAGAAGGAGGAAGCTCCCCCAGTCGACCAGATCAAGTGACTCTTAAGCCTCTGACCATTAACACAGATCTTGTGAGCCCCCCAGGGGCCGCAGAGGGCCGTAG ggAGAGTAGTGGAGGTCAGCCAGTGACCCCAACAGGAACGAAACCAGGTGGCAACAGCAGTGCCATGCAGCGGCCACCTTTCAAGAAACAGCGACACAAGTCTGACAACAAGATAGTGAGCCCGGTGATCCCACAGCCAGGTGGGGAACGTAAACGGCACCCCAGCCATCCAAGGCACCACACTGAGCGGCCGCACCTCTCCCAGCAAAACCTTCAGCCACCACGTAGCTATAACCCGAAGAGTGAACTTTTCCAGTTTGGCAATTACAATAAGTACTATGGGTACCGCAACCCTGACCAGACCCCAGACGTAAGGCTGGAGTACCTGAAACGGGAATGGTTTGATGGCTGTGATGTGTTGGACATTGGTTGTAATATTGGCCATGTGACATTGACAGTGGCCCGAGACTTTAATCCTAAACGTGTGGTGGGAATCGACATTGATAAGAAGCTGGTCAATATTGCACAGAAAAACATCAAACATTACCTACGGAAAGGTGATGCAGAGGAGGCTAACTTTCCCAAGTCTATGCGTCTCCTCTATGGTCCACTCAGGCCCCCAGTACAGGCCGATGGATTTAGGTCCTTTCCACACAATGTAAAGTTTGTCCAC GGCAACTATGTGCTGGAGTCTGATGAGCTGCTGGAGACAGTTCGCCCAGAGTTTGATTTAGTGCTGTGCCTGAGCATCACTAAATGGATCCACCTTAACTGGGGGGATGCTGGCCTCAAACGCTTCTTCCGGCGCATCTTCTATAACTTGCGTCCTGGTGGGCGGCTGGTCTTAGAACCTCAAGCTTGGCCATCCTACAACAAACGTAGAAAGCTCACG AAACGCATCTTCGATAATTATAAGAGCATCTGCCTGTTCCCTGATAAGTTCAATGATTTCCTGCTTCATGAGGTGGGCTTCAGCACCAGTGAGAAACTGGTAACACCAAACCACACCGCCCGAGGTTTCCAGCGACCAATCATCATCTACACGAAG GCAGGTGGTAGCACCAAGTCCAGCCCAGTGGCAGAGAGCAGCACTGCTGTTGCTGCCCCTACTACTGCCATGATCACCACTAGTAGTGCCATCGGAGATGACGATGTCTTCAGCACTGAAGTGGTTGAACACAGCAAGGAATCCAGccagaagaaaggagataaaaggcgGAGAGATAgtgaggaagcagaggaatcacCTCCCATCAAAGAAGCTCAAagacatcaacagcagcagcagcagcacaaggaCTCTAGTTCTTGTCCTTCACAACAGCCTCAAACTAGAGTACACAATTGTGACAAAGCACCAATCCCTTGCACTTCTTGCCCAACCTCAGAGAAGGTGGCACATGTCTGTGATAGTAGTATTAATAATGATGAACTAGTTCTCAGGGTTGGGGATAAGACAGCATCCTACACCTCTaccaccctctcttccccccacaTCCTTATTCCTTCTGACAGTCCCATTACTAAAACTTGTACTTCTAGTATTATTAcaactggtactactactgtacCCAACTTAAGTACTAACATCTCTGCTCCAAACACCACCAAGCATTCCTCCAACACACCTTCTTTATCTGCTAGCCAGGAAAGAGAAGATGCAGCATCTTCAGGTGTCATATCTCCCAAGCCCGCTGTAACCCCAGACTCAAACTGCAACAAAACATTGGCTGTGGAAATAAATGAGACAAATGAGAACAGGGAGGAACACAAAGACAGCATAAAGGTAGAAAGAGGTGCAGATCTCTCCACTCTTTCCATTCCCACCACCCTAAATCAACATTGTGGTCGAGAAGGTACCCTCGGCCAGGCCAAGAGGAAGCTGCCAGGCTGTGAGGACAAAGAGGAAGCCACCAAAAGAGTCCGACTAGGAAACACCTGA
- the LOC135107658 gene encoding 7SK snRNA methylphosphate capping enzyme-like isoform X1 yields the protein MHGGRKLFRTSLLVCWDLNTWQLTSPQAQNIKRTVSRILLVVRRVARSLWRLRGNVRGPVGGGQTHTVLHLYQFSRQPGASENCGGTGGRVSNPTCLLHSWNGDSDRMSSELGVERPTSLSLSEAQSVERRVHFDEVERPRLVTARQHSTPSTSSPRKARPDPDFKPKRKRSMSFSSPGEHRFGNKWRHKRVRVLPSKFLLGGSITDPLNLGSLDKEEATQAPGETSTAAGGGAAMSKRSAAVRVIIPPNINDPLNLDASSDNEDLHTDALQRQLRRRRRRKRKRRLSEPVDGHIGQEGEEAVGMEEVQEGGSSPSRPDQVTLKPLTINTDLVSPPGAAEGRRESSGGQPVTPTGTKPGGNSSAMQRPPFKKQRHKSDNKIVSPVIPQPGGERKRHPSHPRHHTERPHLSQQNLQPPRSYNPKSELFQFGNYNKYYGYRNPDQTPDVRLEYLKREWFDGCDVLDIGCNIGHVTLTVARDFNPKRVVGIDIDKKLVNIAQKNIKHYLRKGDAEEANFPKSMRLLYGPLRPPVQADGFRSFPHNVKFVHGNYVLESDELLETVRPEFDLVLCLSITKWIHLNWGDAGLKRFFRRIFYNLRPGGRLVLEPQAWPSYNKRRKLTKRIFDNYKSICLFPDKFNDFLLHEVGFSTSEKLVTPNHTARGFQRPIIIYTKAGGSTKSSPVAESSTAVAAPTTAMITTSSAIGDDDVFSTEVVEHSKESSQKKGDKRRRDSEEAEESPPIKEAQRHQQQQQQHKDSSSCPSQQPQTRVHNCDKAPIPCTSCPTSEKVAHVCDSSINNDELVLRVGDKTASYTSTTLSSPHILIPSDSPITKTCTSSIITTGTTTVPNLSTNISAPNTTKHSSNTPSLSASQEREDAASSGVISPKPAVTPDSNCNKTLAVEINETNENREEHKDSIKVERGADLSTLSIPTTLNQHCGREGTLGQAKRKLPGCEDKEEATKRVRLGNT from the exons ATGCATGGTGGCAGAAAATTATTCCGTACGTCCCTCCTGGTTTGTTGGGACTTAAATACTTGGCAATTAACTTCACCACAAGCCCAAAATATAAAACGAACGGTGTCCAGAATTTTGCTTGTGGTGAGGAGGGTCGCCCGTTCTCTGTGGCGCCTCAGAGGGAACGTTCGTGGCCCGGTAGGAGGagggcaaacacacacagtgCTACATCTCTATCAGTTTTCTCGCCAGCCAGGAGCCAGCGAGAACtgtggagggacaggaggacGCGTGAGTAACCCTACTTGCTTGCTACATTCCTGGAACG GGGACAGTGACAGGATGTCTTCAGAACTGGGTGTTGAGCGGCCCACCAGCCTGTCCCTGTCAGAGGCTCAGAGTGTGGAGCGGCGGGTGCACTTCGATGAGGTAGAACGACCACGCCTTGTTACTGCTCGGCAACACTCCACCCCATCTACATCCAGTCCGAG GAAGGCACGGCCAGACCCAGACTTCAAGCCCAAGAGGAAGCGGTCCATGAGCTTCTCATCACCAGGGGAACACCGGTTTGGTAACAAATGGCGGCACAAGCGTGTGCGGGTGCTGCCTTCCAAGTTCCTCCTGGGTGGAAGCATCACTGACCCACTCAACTTAGGCTCCCTTGATAAAGAGGAGGCAACACA GGCTCCAGGAGAGACTTCCACTGCTGCAGGTGGAGGTGCGGCCATGTCAAAGAGATCAGCTGCTGTGCGAGTGATCATCCCACCTAACATCAACGATCCGCTAAACCTGGATGCTTCATCAGACAATGAAGACTTGCACACTGATGCACTCCAGAGGCAgctgaggcggcggcggcgaagg AAGAGGAAGCGCCGGTTGTCTGAGCCAGTGGATGGACATATTGGccaggagggagaagaagcagTAGGAATGGAGGAAGTTCAAGAAGGAGGAAGCTCCCCCAGTCGACCAGATCAAGTGACTCTTAAGCCTCTGACCATTAACACAGATCTTGTGAGCCCCCCAGGGGCCGCAGAGGGCCGTAG ggAGAGTAGTGGAGGTCAGCCAGTGACCCCAACAGGAACGAAACCAGGTGGCAACAGCAGTGCCATGCAGCGGCCACCTTTCAAGAAACAGCGACACAAGTCTGACAACAAGATAGTGAGCCCGGTGATCCCACAGCCAGGTGGGGAACGTAAACGGCACCCCAGCCATCCAAGGCACCACACTGAGCGGCCGCACCTCTCCCAGCAAAACCTTCAGCCACCACGTAGCTATAACCCGAAGAGTGAACTTTTCCAGTTTGGCAATTACAATAAGTACTATGGGTACCGCAACCCTGACCAGACCCCAGACGTAAGGCTGGAGTACCTGAAACGGGAATGGTTTGATGGCTGTGATGTGTTGGACATTGGTTGTAATATTGGCCATGTGACATTGACAGTGGCCCGAGACTTTAATCCTAAACGTGTGGTGGGAATCGACATTGATAAGAAGCTGGTCAATATTGCACAGAAAAACATCAAACATTACCTACGGAAAGGTGATGCAGAGGAGGCTAACTTTCCCAAGTCTATGCGTCTCCTCTATGGTCCACTCAGGCCCCCAGTACAGGCCGATGGATTTAGGTCCTTTCCACACAATGTAAAGTTTGTCCAC GGCAACTATGTGCTGGAGTCTGATGAGCTGCTGGAGACAGTTCGCCCAGAGTTTGATTTAGTGCTGTGCCTGAGCATCACTAAATGGATCCACCTTAACTGGGGGGATGCTGGCCTCAAACGCTTCTTCCGGCGCATCTTCTATAACTTGCGTCCTGGTGGGCGGCTGGTCTTAGAACCTCAAGCTTGGCCATCCTACAACAAACGTAGAAAGCTCACG AAACGCATCTTCGATAATTATAAGAGCATCTGCCTGTTCCCTGATAAGTTCAATGATTTCCTGCTTCATGAGGTGGGCTTCAGCACCAGTGAGAAACTGGTAACACCAAACCACACCGCCCGAGGTTTCCAGCGACCAATCATCATCTACACGAAG GCAGGTGGTAGCACCAAGTCCAGCCCAGTGGCAGAGAGCAGCACTGCTGTTGCTGCCCCTACTACTGCCATGATCACCACTAGTAGTGCCATCGGAGATGACGATGTCTTCAGCACTGAAGTGGTTGAACACAGCAAGGAATCCAGccagaagaaaggagataaaaggcgGAGAGATAgtgaggaagcagaggaatcacCTCCCATCAAAGAAGCTCAAagacatcaacagcagcagcagcagcacaaggaCTCTAGTTCTTGTCCTTCACAACAGCCTCAAACTAGAGTACACAATTGTGACAAAGCACCAATCCCTTGCACTTCTTGCCCAACCTCAGAGAAGGTGGCACATGTCTGTGATAGTAGTATTAATAATGATGAACTAGTTCTCAGGGTTGGGGATAAGACAGCATCCTACACCTCTaccaccctctcttccccccacaTCCTTATTCCTTCTGACAGTCCCATTACTAAAACTTGTACTTCTAGTATTATTAcaactggtactactactgtacCCAACTTAAGTACTAACATCTCTGCTCCAAACACCACCAAGCATTCCTCCAACACACCTTCTTTATCTGCTAGCCAGGAAAGAGAAGATGCAGCATCTTCAGGTGTCATATCTCCCAAGCCCGCTGTAACCCCAGACTCAAACTGCAACAAAACATTGGCTGTGGAAATAAATGAGACAAATGAGAACAGGGAGGAACACAAAGACAGCATAAAGGTAGAAAGAGGTGCAGATCTCTCCACTCTTTCCATTCCCACCACCCTAAATCAACATTGTGGTCGAGAAGGTACCCTCGGCCAGGCCAAGAGGAAGCTGCCAGGCTGTGAGGACAAAGAGGAAGCCACCAAAAGAGTCCGACTAGGAAACACCTGA